From Roseburia hominis, the proteins below share one genomic window:
- a CDS encoding alpha/beta hydrolase has product MSIYKTINGREISLELYDRQLSKLGKSFSDVYVQTSFGKTHIVEIGNSNETPLLVFHGGNSTSAYNLLMCRFLLEDFHVYAVDIIGHPGKSDEVCLSHIGYDYGKWASEVIDKLGYDKMPCFGGSFGGGVLAKLICVAPEKIEKAVLVVPAGISNALPVSSIKMMIPLLKYRITKKEKYLIKTVLCMALDKSILDEDTLDIVKDSFDNVKTKVGMPTNIQEKKLSGYSAPTLVIASEKDCLFPAKKVLSRAKRIFINCRTYELKGSGHMHVLPPNIKNVIVDFLKK; this is encoded by the coding sequence ATGAGTATATATAAGACAATAAACGGACGTGAAATATCGCTTGAATTATATGATAGGCAGTTATCAAAATTAGGAAAATCATTTTCAGATGTTTATGTTCAAACTTCATTTGGAAAGACGCACATAGTAGAGATTGGAAATAGTAATGAAACTCCATTGCTTGTTTTTCATGGTGGCAACAGTACTTCTGCATATAATCTGTTAATGTGCAGATTTCTGTTAGAAGATTTTCATGTATATGCAGTTGATATTATCGGACATCCCGGGAAAAGCGATGAGGTGTGCTTATCACATATAGGATACGATTATGGAAAGTGGGCAAGTGAAGTTATTGACAAATTGGGATATGATAAAATGCCTTGCTTCGGTGGCTCATTTGGTGGCGGAGTACTGGCAAAACTTATATGTGTTGCACCAGAAAAGATTGAAAAAGCGGTCTTGGTTGTTCCTGCTGGAATTAGTAATGCTTTGCCCGTATCATCAATAAAGATGATGATACCCTTATTAAAGTACCGCATAACAAAAAAAGAGAAATATCTTATAAAAACGGTTTTATGTATGGCATTAGATAAATCTATTCTTGATGAAGATACTTTAGATATAGTAAAGGATAGCTTTGACAATGTAAAAACGAAAGTTGGTATGCCAACTAATATTCAAGAAAAAAAGTTGTCTGGTTATAGTGCGCCTACACTTGTTATCGCGTCCGAAAAGGATTGTTTGTTTCCTGCTAAAAAGGTTTTATCAAGGGCAAAACGAATTTTTATAAATTGTCGAACTTATGAACTAAAAGGAAGCGGTCATATGCACGTTTTACCACCAAATATCAAAAATGTTATTGTAGACTTTTTGAAGAAATAA
- a CDS encoding TfoX/Sxy family DNA transformation protein — protein sequence MSELTSMMNIGKEMAKKLTSVGIESSEKLIEVGAKDAFLRLKQKYPNVCLVHLYTLEGAIHDTEFNRLSEDTKKELKEFSDFLKK from the coding sequence ATGTCAGAATTAACATCAATGATGAATATTGGAAAAGAAATGGCGAAAAAGCTAACATCCGTTGGTATTGAATCTTCCGAGAAACTTATTGAGGTAGGTGCAAAAGACGCATTTCTTAGGCTAAAGCAGAAATATCCGAATGTGTGTCTGGTACATTTATATACTTTAGAAGGAGCAATTCATGATACAGAATTTAACAGACTTTCAGAAGATACAAAAAAAGAATTGAAAGAATTCAGCGATTTTCTGAAAAAATAG
- a CDS encoding flavodoxin family protein — MKLIITDIENFNVPVEGEYKVIKPQGEIRHCIGCFGCWVKTPGKCVLHDGYEGTGSDMGKCTELILISRCYYGSVSPFVKMVQDRAISYIHADFVIRKGKMHHKRRYKNIITLSAHLYGENITDIEKETARELLKANADNYDGLVKEVYFYKSVEELEGVIL; from the coding sequence ATGAAACTCATCATAACAGATATTGAGAACTTTAATGTTCCCGTTGAGGGCGAATATAAGGTCATTAAACCACAGGGAGAGATCCGTCATTGTATTGGTTGTTTTGGATGCTGGGTCAAAACGCCGGGCAAGTGTGTGCTTCATGATGGTTACGAAGGAACCGGGAGCGACATGGGTAAATGTACTGAACTCATTCTGATCAGCCGCTGTTATTACGGTAGTGTAAGTCCTTTCGTAAAAATGGTACAGGATCGTGCAATCTCCTACATCCATGCGGATTTTGTGATTCGAAAAGGAAAGATGCACCATAAACGAAGATATAAAAATATCATCACGTTGTCTGCACACCTCTATGGCGAAAATATTACAGATATAGAAAAAGAAACAGCCAGAGAACTGTTGAAAGCAAATGCGGATAATTATGATGGTCTGGTAAAGGAGGTTTACTTCTATAAATCTGTAGAAGAATTGGAGGGCGTTATTTTATGA
- a CDS encoding DUF3795 domain-containing protein — MKREFGIARCGFACCLCSGNEHCSGCNTGECPDKDWCENRKCSIEKQYGHCYECESECRKGLLSKIKPYGFTLFIKRYGENELLDCLERNENNGIVYHRVGINGDYDNFDDVETLIHFIKTGQR, encoded by the coding sequence ATGAAAAGAGAATTTGGGATAGCAAGATGTGGTTTCGCTTGTTGCTTATGCAGTGGGAACGAACATTGCAGTGGATGCAATACAGGTGAATGTCCTGATAAAGATTGGTGTGAAAACAGAAAATGTTCCATAGAAAAACAGTATGGACATTGTTACGAATGTGAATCGGAATGCAGAAAAGGCTTACTGTCAAAGATTAAACCCTATGGATTTACATTATTTATAAAAAGATATGGAGAAAACGAGCTGTTGGATTGCCTCGAAAGAAATGAAAACAACGGAATTGTTTATCATCGTGTAGGTATAAATGGGGATTATGACAACTTCGATGACGTTGAAACATTGATTCATTTCATAAAAACAGGGCAAAGATAA
- a CDS encoding PF20097 family protein produces MKCPFCDIEMIQGYLNCGLALWSTRKHKISLLPDSKEQYAFRLKQPMVSPNHVKSDYCSKCKRMIIDCTEYESNIE; encoded by the coding sequence ATGAAGTGTCCATTTTGTGATATAGAAATGATACAAGGTTATTTGAATTGTGGTTTAGCCCTTTGGAGCACCAGAAAACATAAGATAAGCTTACTTCCAGATAGCAAGGAGCAATATGCTTTCCGCCTTAAACAACCAATGGTATCTCCAAATCATGTAAAAAGTGATTATTGCTCAAAATGCAAGCGAATGATTATTGACTGTACAGAGTATGAAAGTAACATAGAGTGA
- a CDS encoding AAA family ATPase gives MIFQDNVLKEYLKNVYFVTGTPCGGKTTVSRELAKRHNLVVYDITKKPE, from the coding sequence ATGATATTTCAAGATAATGTATTAAAAGAGTATTTAAAAAATGTCTATTTTGTAACCGGCACACCGTGTGGTGGGAAGACAACCGTATCCAGAGAATTAGCTAAAAGACATAATCTAGTAGTGTATGATATTACTAAAAAGCCTGAATGA
- a CDS encoding GNAT family N-acetyltransferase, with product MGKNTELADMLIRFVENFSWEVVKEHTLRMLRNWEFSDWETMFVALADNQIVGMASIMKTDYYPLPEVFPWISSIFVDESYRGHRISEKLIEAANEYAKSIGFDKTYIPSEHIGLYEKYGYHYLKDIVNYGNGIDRLYVKELE from the coding sequence GTGGGTAAAAATACAGAATTGGCAGATATGTTAATACGCTTTGTAGAGAACTTTTCCTGGGAAGTTGTGAAAGAACATACATTACGCATGCTTCGCAATTGGGAGTTTAGTGATTGGGAAACTATGTTTGTAGCACTGGCAGATAATCAAATTGTAGGAATGGCCTCTATCATGAAGACAGACTACTATCCATTACCTGAAGTTTTTCCATGGATATCCAGCATATTTGTAGATGAAAGTTATCGTGGACATAGAATTAGCGAAAAATTGATTGAGGCTGCTAATGAATATGCAAAATCAATTGGATTTGACAAGACGTATATTCCGTCGGAACATATTGGTTTATACGAGAAGTATGGATATCATTATCTTAAGGATATTGTAAACTATGGCAATGGAATAGATCGATTATATGTTAAGGAACTAGAGTAA
- a CDS encoding FtsX-like permease family protein, protein MLIGIKNASKLIGISIIACCAVLVCTMFLNFYFDVQAVESEITSELSMIFYNAQVSTAKVVCLVTGGCLFITSVVMLMFYIKHYIDTHKKELGILKALGYSNLKVAKNFWVFGISAFIGTAIGFCGAFLMMPRFYALQNEDKMLPEIAIHFHPTIFLYFVILPTVGFSLLAIGYAWCKLKKPVLSLLKNDFQTLTKANKHAADKLSECSFVDDLKRNTLKSKKILVFFIIFASFCFSAMTQMSFSMKDLSSEMMGAMMLIIGLALAFTTLFLAITTVINGNTKTIAMMRVFGYSQKDCCKAILGGYRPMSYIGFAIGTGYQYMLLRIMVDIVFKDVEGVPVYKFDFPVMLISLVVFIMIYEILMFVYSEKVKRISIKEIMIE, encoded by the coding sequence ATGCTTATAGGAATAAAAAATGCTTCAAAGCTCATCGGCATTTCGATCATCGCCTGCTGTGCCGTGCTTGTATGTACGATGTTCCTGAATTTTTATTTTGACGTTCAGGCAGTTGAGAGTGAAATAACATCAGAATTGTCTATGATTTTCTATAACGCTCAGGTATCGACGGCAAAGGTCGTTTGTCTTGTAACTGGTGGTTGTTTGTTCATAACTTCGGTTGTTATGCTCATGTTCTACATCAAGCACTATATTGATACCCACAAAAAAGAGCTTGGCATCCTAAAGGCTTTGGGGTACTCCAATCTAAAGGTTGCAAAAAACTTTTGGGTATTTGGAATCAGTGCGTTTATTGGAACTGCGATTGGTTTTTGCGGAGCGTTTCTGATGATGCCAAGGTTTTATGCTCTGCAAAATGAAGATAAAATGCTTCCGGAGATCGCTATACACTTTCACCCGACCATCTTTCTTTACTTTGTGATATTACCGACAGTTGGTTTTTCTCTGCTTGCGATTGGTTATGCCTGGTGTAAATTAAAGAAGCCTGTATTATCGCTTCTGAAAAATGATTTTCAGACCTTAACCAAAGCAAATAAGCATGCCGCAGATAAGCTCAGCGAGTGTTCCTTCGTGGATGATCTGAAAAGAAACACCTTGAAAAGTAAGAAAATACTTGTATTTTTCATAATCTTTGCTTCCTTCTGCTTTTCTGCTATGACGCAGATGTCCTTTAGTATGAAAGACCTGTCAAGCGAAATGATGGGGGCAATGATGCTGATTATCGGTCTTGCTTTAGCATTTACAACACTGTTCCTTGCCATCACAACAGTAATTAATGGAAACACAAAAACAATCGCTATGATGCGGGTTTTTGGTTATTCACAAAAAGACTGCTGCAAGGCAATTCTCGGTGGATACAGGCCGATGTCCTATATCGGTTTTGCCATTGGAACCGGATATCAGTACATGTTGCTTCGTATTATGGTGGATATTGTATTTAAAGACGTTGAGGGCGTTCCTGTTTATAAATTTGATTTTCCTGTTATGCTTATTTCGCTTGTTGTTTTTATAATGATTTATGAAATTCTGATGTTTGTATATTCCGAAAAAGTTAAGAGGATTTCAATTAAAGAAATAATGATTGAATAG
- a CDS encoding ABC transporter ATP-binding protein, translating into MIEVKNIIKSYGNGESRFQVLRGISLTIQDGDFVVILGASGSGKSTFLNVISGLERPDSGKVFYGATDITALSDNELTAFRKENVGFIFQQYYLLPDMSVDKNVKMGADLAGNKDYKKVIEAVGLGEKLHKYPGELSGGEQQRVSVARALAKKPKILFLDEPTGALDEQTGRQVLDYICKLKKQYGFTIVMVTHNLNIAEMAKTVIKMNSGKISDIYQNAVQKSAYEIGW; encoded by the coding sequence ATGATTGAAGTGAAAAACATTATAAAATCATACGGAAACGGGGAAAGCCGGTTTCAGGTATTACGAGGAATCAGTCTTACAATTCAGGACGGGGATTTCGTTGTGATCCTCGGCGCCTCAGGTTCTGGCAAATCTACTTTTTTGAATGTGATTTCGGGACTTGAGCGCCCGGACAGCGGTAAAGTCTTTTACGGTGCAACGGATATTACAGCGCTTTCCGACAATGAATTGACTGCGTTTCGCAAGGAAAATGTTGGATTCATTTTTCAGCAGTATTATTTGCTCCCTGACATGAGCGTGGATAAAAATGTGAAAATGGGTGCTGACTTAGCAGGCAACAAAGATTATAAAAAAGTTATTGAAGCAGTTGGGCTTGGAGAAAAACTGCATAAATATCCGGGTGAGCTTTCAGGCGGAGAACAGCAAAGAGTTTCCGTTGCAAGAGCATTGGCGAAAAAACCAAAGATATTGTTCCTGGACGAGCCCACAGGCGCATTGGATGAGCAGACGGGCCGGCAGGTGCTGGACTATATCTGTAAGTTAAAAAAACAGTATGGTTTTACGATCGTCATGGTGACGCACAATTTAAATATTGCGGAAATGGCCAAAACGGTCATCAAAATGAACAGTGGGAAGATATCGGATATTTACCAAAACGCAGTTCAAAAGTCCGCTTATGAGATTGGATGGTGA